From the Takifugu flavidus isolate HTHZ2018 chromosome 12, ASM371156v2, whole genome shotgun sequence genome, one window contains:
- the ppp1r37 gene encoding protein phosphatase 1 regulatory subunit 37 isoform X1, which translates to MNIEEPGLDLCHVKTKNNVNVDQNPTSNTEAVTPRIPVLMMDTNSDKQHLVPIEASETYLMPELTDNLQVAEEANHQEPNTLEIDELNGNQKGDIQASSEVVKSTDLIISNDEQHKDNIVIEKIKDDTEPAVDEGEDGGDMDIGVDLSLDESGVLETESTNVTTSASGDDLTQEPTSRDAPSAAVTDQLPDPSPAGSTEASAPDQAGLYPVVEESGDKHKPSGKRVTFPSDEDIVSGAVEPKDPWRHAHNVTIEEILSSYKQACQKLNCKPIPKVLKQIQDLNDLTQRNECLDLKGEKLDYKACESLEEILKRVQFKVIDLEQTNLDEDGASALFDMIEYYESATHLNISFNKHIGARGWQAAAHMMRKTSSLQCLDARNTPLLDHSAPFVARALRISGSLAVLHLENAGLSGRPLMLLATALKMNMNLRELYLADNKLNGLQDSAQLGNLLKFNYNIQTLDLRNNHILDSGLAYVCEGLKEQRKGLVTLVLWNNQLTHNGMGSLAAALPCTQSLETLNLGHNSVGNEGVHKLKDGLISNRSVLRLGLASTKLSCEGAVAVAEFIADSPRLLRLDLRENEIKTGGLMALSLALKVNTSLLRLDLDREPKKETVKSFIETQRTLLTEIQNGCKRNFILAKEKEETEQKMRLSASMAEIATEDGTREEEEEPVAEENKENKQEEDEGQSTCKSESSEETSVSPTNLESDSDTEEEEEEVVTNSSAPASASADLKQTPPEIQKGVTQPLLSASHTSSSPSVLSAKGLTVIPGITVTETTPPPGTPPSPGRCISVSSPGRGRKIFMVTRVESPPEQQQLQQQASVSAPPSQTTEDSKTPVEVKTPTTQQTESEHLSQTPTQAQQIQEGVMENSPAPSSDSQARAHGPSRTHTLQPQSADQPMVDVETSTLDPNEPNPSQQAPSQPSDSSPTQLTEEATEREENLKDTEQISADGTEGAEILSQDQGHIHDVEAQQQPFRSAHEGLQSELVPTAEEILTANQTEEETEVQGGAQDRLSETAQCRLIKTSQEKICQNQQNGINKEAVGAVMTQQQTSPTAPSTAQESNPSEGEDSTMADLEDSPSSSADECECSSEALEGVIGSPLPNGLKAEFSLHLLETESPKSGSCVMDHVSVSCGQDLEELLLDASLEMGKDAP; encoded by the exons atgaatATTGAGGAGCCCGGCCTAGATCTGTGTCATGTCAAAACCAAGAACAATGTGAATGTTGACCAGAACCCCACCAGCAATACAGAAGCCGTCACCCCCAGGATCCCGGTTTTGATGATGGACACTAACAGTGACAAACAACACCTTGTTCCCATAGAGGCCTCTGAAACCTACCTGATGCCTGAGCTCACTGACAACCTTCAGGTGGCCGAGGAGGCAAACCACCAGGAGCCAAATACACTGGAAATTGATGAGCTCAATGGAAATCAAAAAGGCGACATCCAAGCCTCCTCTGAGGTGGTAAAATCTACTGATTTGATCATCTCTAATGATGAGCAGCACAAGGATAATATTGTAATCGAGAAAATAAAGGATGACACTGAACCTGCTGTGGACGAGGGAGAAGACGGCGGGGATATGGACATAGGTGTGGATCTGAGCCTGGACGAGAGCGGAGTGTTGGAGACCGAATCCACAAACGTCACGACCTCGGCGTCGGGCGACGATTTGACCCAGGAGCCCACGTCTCGGGACGCCCCTTCGGCCGCCGTGACTGATCAGCTTCCAGACCCGAGCCCGGCGGGCAGCACGGAAGCTTCTGCCCCAGACCAGGCTGGTCTGTACCCCGTGGTGGAGGAGAGCGgggacaaacacaaaccaaGTGGCAAAAGGGTGACGTTCCCTTCTGATGAGGATATTGTCTCTGGGGCAGTGGAGCCCAAGGACCCCTGGAGACACG ctCACAATGTGACCATAGAGGAGATCCTCTCTTCCTACAAACAGGCCTGTCAGAAACTCAACTGTAAACCCATCCCTAAAGTGCTCAAACAGATACAG GATCTGAACGACCTCACACAGCGAAACGAATGCTTAGATCTGAAGG GTGAAAAGCTGGATTACAAAGCATGCGAGTCTCTGGAAGAGATCCTGAAGAGGGTCCAGTTTAAAGTGATCGACCTGGAGCAGACCAATCTGGATGAAGAT GGTGCATCTGCTCTGTTTGACATGATTGAGTATTATGAGTCGGCCACGCATCTCAACATCTCCTTCAATAAGCACATCGGCGCGCGAGGATGGCAGGCCGCCGCTCATATGATGAGGAAG ACGAGCTCTCTGCAGTGTCTCGATGCACGGAACACTCCCTTGTTGGACCACTCGGCACCTTTTGTAGCACGAGCGCTCAGGATCAGTGGCAGCCTGGCAGTCCTCCATCTGGAGAATGCTGGTCTTTCTGGCAGACCGCTCATGCTACTGG CCACAGCTCTGAAGATGAATATGAACCTGCGAGAGCTGTACCTGGCAGACAACAAGCTCAACGGTCTGCAGGACTCGGCCCAACTCGGCAACTTGCTGAAGTTCAACTACAACATTCAGACCCTCGACCTGCGCAACAATCATATCCTCGACTCTG GGCTGGCGTATGTGTGTGAGGGCTTAAAGGAGCAGAGGAAAGGCCTGGTTACTCTGGTGCTCTGGAACAACCAGCTCACGCACAACGGCATGGGCTCTCTTGCTGCTGCACTG CCATGCACCCAGAGCTTGGAGACTCTGAACCTCGGACATAACTCAGTGGGCAATGAAGGAGTCCATAAACTGAAAGATGGACTCATTTCCAATCGCTCTGTTCTCAGACTGGGACTCGCCTCAACTAAACTGTCCTGTGAAG GAGCTGTGGCTGTGGCCGAATTTATTGCTGACAGTCCCAGACTGCTGCGTCTTGACCTTCGAGAGAACGAGATCAAGACAGGAGGGCTGATGGCTCTGTCGCTGGCCCTGAAAGTCAACACATCTCTGCTGCGTCTTGACCTGGACAGAGAGCCCAAGAAAGAAACA GTAAAGAGCTTCATTGAGACACAGCGCACCCTGCTGACTGAAATTCAGAATGGCTGTAAGAGGAATTTCATCCTGGctaaagagaaagaggaaactgagcagaagatgagactgTCGGCTTCTATGGCTGAAATTGCTACAGAAGACGGTaccagagaagaggaggaagagccggTAGCAGAGGAGAACAaggagaacaaacaggaagaggatgaaggacAGTCAACCTGTAAGTCAGAATCAAGTGAAGAAACGAGCGTAAGTCCAACAAACCTAGAGTCGGACTCAGacaccgaggaagaggaggaggaggtggtaacaAATTCCTCTGCCCCAGCCAGTGCATCTGCTGACTTGAAACAGACACCTCCAGAAATTCAGAAAGGGGTTACGCAGCCCCTCCTTAGTGcctcacacacatcctcatcCCCGTCCGTCTTATCAGCCAAGGGACTGACCGTCATTCCTGGGATCACCGTGACTGAAACCACACCTCCTCCCGGAACTCCTCCATCTCCCGGTCGCTGTATATCCGTCTCCAGTCCAGGACGGGGTCGTAAGATCTTCATGGTAACTCGGGTGGAGAGCCcgccggagcagcagcagctacagcagcaggcGAGTGTGTCTGCGCCTCCCAGTCAGACCACAGAGGATTCAAAGACACCTGTGGAGGTGAAGACACCCACAACACAGCAGACAGAGTCAGAACACTTGTCTCAAACCCCCACCCAAGCGCAACAGATACAGGAGGGCGTGATGGAGAACTCGCCTGCCCCCTCATCAGACTCTCAAGCAAGGGCACACGGTCCTTCACGCACCCACACACTACAGCCGCAGTCAGCAGATCAACCCATGGTGGACGTGGAAACCAGCACTTTAGACCCAAACGAGCCAAATCCAAGCCAACAAGCACCAAGCCAGCCTTCAGATTCTTCACCAACGCAGCTCACTGAGGAGGCGACAGAGCGCGAGGAGAATCTCAAAGATACCGAACAGATATCTGCAGATGGCACAGAAGGAGCCGAAATACTGAGTCAGGACCAGGGTCATATCCACGATGtagaggcgcagcagcagccattCAGATCTGCTCATGAAGGGCTGCAAAGTGAGCTAGTACCTACTGCAGAGGAGATCCTGACAGCAAaccagacagaggaagagacagaggtgCAGGGGGGGGCACAGGACAGGCTCTCAGAAACTGCACAATGCCGTTTAATAAAAACCAGTCAGGAGAAAATCTGTCAAAATCAGCAGAATGGGATAAATAAAGAAGCAGTAGGTGCAGTTATGactcagcagcaaacatcgCCCACAGCTCCCAGCACGGCCCAGGAGTCCAATCCTTCAGAGGGAGAGGACTCAACGATGGCGGATCTGGAGGATTCTCCTTCCAGCTCCGCTGATGAGTGCGAGTGTTCATCCGAGGCGTTGGAGGGCGTCATCGGATCTCCTCTGCCTAACGGGCTGAAGGCCGagttttctctccatcttctggAAACCGAGAGCCCCAAGTCTGGCAGCTGCGTGATGGATCACG TGAGCGTCAGCTGCGGCCAGGacttggaggagctgctgctggatgccaGTTTGGAGATGGGGAAAGATGCACCCTGA
- the ppp1r37 gene encoding protein phosphatase 1 regulatory subunit 37 isoform X2 yields the protein MPELTDNLQVAEEANHQEPNTLEIDELNGNQKGDIQASSEVVKSTDLIISNDEQHKDNIVIEKIKDDTEPAVDEGEDGGDMDIGVDLSLDESGVLETESTNVTTSASGDDLTQEPTSRDAPSAAVTDQLPDPSPAGSTEASAPDQAGLYPVVEESGDKHKPSGKRVTFPSDEDIVSGAVEPKDPWRHAHNVTIEEILSSYKQACQKLNCKPIPKVLKQIQDLNDLTQRNECLDLKGEKLDYKACESLEEILKRVQFKVIDLEQTNLDEDGASALFDMIEYYESATHLNISFNKHIGARGWQAAAHMMRKTSSLQCLDARNTPLLDHSAPFVARALRISGSLAVLHLENAGLSGRPLMLLATALKMNMNLRELYLADNKLNGLQDSAQLGNLLKFNYNIQTLDLRNNHILDSGLAYVCEGLKEQRKGLVTLVLWNNQLTHNGMGSLAAALPCTQSLETLNLGHNSVGNEGVHKLKDGLISNRSVLRLGLASTKLSCEGAVAVAEFIADSPRLLRLDLRENEIKTGGLMALSLALKVNTSLLRLDLDREPKKETVKSFIETQRTLLTEIQNGCKRNFILAKEKEETEQKMRLSASMAEIATEDGTREEEEEPVAEENKENKQEEDEGQSTCKSESSEETSVSPTNLESDSDTEEEEEEVVTNSSAPASASADLKQTPPEIQKGVTQPLLSASHTSSSPSVLSAKGLTVIPGITVTETTPPPGTPPSPGRCISVSSPGRGRKIFMVTRVESPPEQQQLQQQASVSAPPSQTTEDSKTPVEVKTPTTQQTESEHLSQTPTQAQQIQEGVMENSPAPSSDSQARAHGPSRTHTLQPQSADQPMVDVETSTLDPNEPNPSQQAPSQPSDSSPTQLTEEATEREENLKDTEQISADGTEGAEILSQDQGHIHDVEAQQQPFRSAHEGLQSELVPTAEEILTANQTEEETEVQGGAQDRLSETAQCRLIKTSQEKICQNQQNGINKEAVGAVMTQQQTSPTAPSTAQESNPSEGEDSTMADLEDSPSSSADECECSSEALEGVIGSPLPNGLKAEFSLHLLETESPKSGSCVMDHVSVSCGQDLEELLLDASLEMGKDAP from the exons ATGCCTGAGCTCACTGACAACCTTCAGGTGGCCGAGGAGGCAAACCACCAGGAGCCAAATACACTGGAAATTGATGAGCTCAATGGAAATCAAAAAGGCGACATCCAAGCCTCCTCTGAGGTGGTAAAATCTACTGATTTGATCATCTCTAATGATGAGCAGCACAAGGATAATATTGTAATCGAGAAAATAAAGGATGACACTGAACCTGCTGTGGACGAGGGAGAAGACGGCGGGGATATGGACATAGGTGTGGATCTGAGCCTGGACGAGAGCGGAGTGTTGGAGACCGAATCCACAAACGTCACGACCTCGGCGTCGGGCGACGATTTGACCCAGGAGCCCACGTCTCGGGACGCCCCTTCGGCCGCCGTGACTGATCAGCTTCCAGACCCGAGCCCGGCGGGCAGCACGGAAGCTTCTGCCCCAGACCAGGCTGGTCTGTACCCCGTGGTGGAGGAGAGCGgggacaaacacaaaccaaGTGGCAAAAGGGTGACGTTCCCTTCTGATGAGGATATTGTCTCTGGGGCAGTGGAGCCCAAGGACCCCTGGAGACACG ctCACAATGTGACCATAGAGGAGATCCTCTCTTCCTACAAACAGGCCTGTCAGAAACTCAACTGTAAACCCATCCCTAAAGTGCTCAAACAGATACAG GATCTGAACGACCTCACACAGCGAAACGAATGCTTAGATCTGAAGG GTGAAAAGCTGGATTACAAAGCATGCGAGTCTCTGGAAGAGATCCTGAAGAGGGTCCAGTTTAAAGTGATCGACCTGGAGCAGACCAATCTGGATGAAGAT GGTGCATCTGCTCTGTTTGACATGATTGAGTATTATGAGTCGGCCACGCATCTCAACATCTCCTTCAATAAGCACATCGGCGCGCGAGGATGGCAGGCCGCCGCTCATATGATGAGGAAG ACGAGCTCTCTGCAGTGTCTCGATGCACGGAACACTCCCTTGTTGGACCACTCGGCACCTTTTGTAGCACGAGCGCTCAGGATCAGTGGCAGCCTGGCAGTCCTCCATCTGGAGAATGCTGGTCTTTCTGGCAGACCGCTCATGCTACTGG CCACAGCTCTGAAGATGAATATGAACCTGCGAGAGCTGTACCTGGCAGACAACAAGCTCAACGGTCTGCAGGACTCGGCCCAACTCGGCAACTTGCTGAAGTTCAACTACAACATTCAGACCCTCGACCTGCGCAACAATCATATCCTCGACTCTG GGCTGGCGTATGTGTGTGAGGGCTTAAAGGAGCAGAGGAAAGGCCTGGTTACTCTGGTGCTCTGGAACAACCAGCTCACGCACAACGGCATGGGCTCTCTTGCTGCTGCACTG CCATGCACCCAGAGCTTGGAGACTCTGAACCTCGGACATAACTCAGTGGGCAATGAAGGAGTCCATAAACTGAAAGATGGACTCATTTCCAATCGCTCTGTTCTCAGACTGGGACTCGCCTCAACTAAACTGTCCTGTGAAG GAGCTGTGGCTGTGGCCGAATTTATTGCTGACAGTCCCAGACTGCTGCGTCTTGACCTTCGAGAGAACGAGATCAAGACAGGAGGGCTGATGGCTCTGTCGCTGGCCCTGAAAGTCAACACATCTCTGCTGCGTCTTGACCTGGACAGAGAGCCCAAGAAAGAAACA GTAAAGAGCTTCATTGAGACACAGCGCACCCTGCTGACTGAAATTCAGAATGGCTGTAAGAGGAATTTCATCCTGGctaaagagaaagaggaaactgagcagaagatgagactgTCGGCTTCTATGGCTGAAATTGCTACAGAAGACGGTaccagagaagaggaggaagagccggTAGCAGAGGAGAACAaggagaacaaacaggaagaggatgaaggacAGTCAACCTGTAAGTCAGAATCAAGTGAAGAAACGAGCGTAAGTCCAACAAACCTAGAGTCGGACTCAGacaccgaggaagaggaggaggaggtggtaacaAATTCCTCTGCCCCAGCCAGTGCATCTGCTGACTTGAAACAGACACCTCCAGAAATTCAGAAAGGGGTTACGCAGCCCCTCCTTAGTGcctcacacacatcctcatcCCCGTCCGTCTTATCAGCCAAGGGACTGACCGTCATTCCTGGGATCACCGTGACTGAAACCACACCTCCTCCCGGAACTCCTCCATCTCCCGGTCGCTGTATATCCGTCTCCAGTCCAGGACGGGGTCGTAAGATCTTCATGGTAACTCGGGTGGAGAGCCcgccggagcagcagcagctacagcagcaggcGAGTGTGTCTGCGCCTCCCAGTCAGACCACAGAGGATTCAAAGACACCTGTGGAGGTGAAGACACCCACAACACAGCAGACAGAGTCAGAACACTTGTCTCAAACCCCCACCCAAGCGCAACAGATACAGGAGGGCGTGATGGAGAACTCGCCTGCCCCCTCATCAGACTCTCAAGCAAGGGCACACGGTCCTTCACGCACCCACACACTACAGCCGCAGTCAGCAGATCAACCCATGGTGGACGTGGAAACCAGCACTTTAGACCCAAACGAGCCAAATCCAAGCCAACAAGCACCAAGCCAGCCTTCAGATTCTTCACCAACGCAGCTCACTGAGGAGGCGACAGAGCGCGAGGAGAATCTCAAAGATACCGAACAGATATCTGCAGATGGCACAGAAGGAGCCGAAATACTGAGTCAGGACCAGGGTCATATCCACGATGtagaggcgcagcagcagccattCAGATCTGCTCATGAAGGGCTGCAAAGTGAGCTAGTACCTACTGCAGAGGAGATCCTGACAGCAAaccagacagaggaagagacagaggtgCAGGGGGGGGCACAGGACAGGCTCTCAGAAACTGCACAATGCCGTTTAATAAAAACCAGTCAGGAGAAAATCTGTCAAAATCAGCAGAATGGGATAAATAAAGAAGCAGTAGGTGCAGTTATGactcagcagcaaacatcgCCCACAGCTCCCAGCACGGCCCAGGAGTCCAATCCTTCAGAGGGAGAGGACTCAACGATGGCGGATCTGGAGGATTCTCCTTCCAGCTCCGCTGATGAGTGCGAGTGTTCATCCGAGGCGTTGGAGGGCGTCATCGGATCTCCTCTGCCTAACGGGCTGAAGGCCGagttttctctccatcttctggAAACCGAGAGCCCCAAGTCTGGCAGCTGCGTGATGGATCACG TGAGCGTCAGCTGCGGCCAGGacttggaggagctgctgctggatgccaGTTTGGAGATGGGGAAAGATGCACCCTGA
- the LOC130534736 gene encoding late histone H2A.2.2-like, which produces MSGRGKKDVPKPKSAQSRSSRAGITFPVGRIHRLLRKGHYADRIGNGSAVYLSAVLEYLCAEILELAGNASRDNKKMRISPRHILLAVKNDEELNKLLAGVTISDGGVIPNIQASLLPKRTKMPRDDSLAKDVESQEF; this is translated from the coding sequence TGGAAAAAAAGATGTTCCCAAGCCAAAATCCGCACAGTCCCGGTCTTCGAGAGCAGGGATAACCTTCCCCGTGGGCCGCATCCACAGGCTGCTGAGGAAAGGCCACTATGCTGACAGGATTGGCAACGGCTCTGCGGTGTACCTGTCTGCTGTCCTGGAGTACCTCTGCGCTGAAATCCTGGAACTCGCCGGAAACGCCAGCCGCGACAACAAGAAAATGCGCATCTCTCCCCGCCACATCCTGCTGGCTGTGAAGAATGATGAAGAGCTTAACAAACTACTGGCAGGGGTCACCATTTCAGATGGTGGTGTCATCCCAAATATCCAGGCGAGCCTCCTCCCAAAGAGAACCAAAATGCCGAGGGACGACAGTTTGGCTAAAGATGTCGAGTCTCAAGAGTTTTAA